A portion of the Corynebacterium ammoniagenes DSM 20306 genome contains these proteins:
- the benB gene encoding benzoate 1,2-dioxygenase small subunit has product MTQALMTQEVTRTEVEDFLYYQARLLDERQFEEWIECFTEDAEYWMPAWDDDGELTEDPQSEISLIYYPNRAGLEDRIFRIRTERSSATSLPDPRTGHNITNVEILERRENEVDIRFNWTNYYYRYETTDNYFGTTFATLDFSTGKPLFKKQRIILRNDFIHHIVDVYMV; this is encoded by the coding sequence ATGACGCAAGCACTTATGACCCAAGAAGTTACCCGTACGGAAGTCGAAGACTTCCTCTACTATCAGGCACGTTTGCTCGATGAGCGCCAGTTCGAAGAGTGGATCGAGTGCTTCACCGAAGACGCTGAGTACTGGATGCCAGCGTGGGATGATGACGGTGAACTCACCGAAGATCCCCAGTCTGAAATTTCACTGATTTACTACCCCAACCGCGCGGGCCTGGAAGACCGTATCTTCCGTATCCGCACGGAGCGTTCCTCCGCAACGTCCTTGCCGGATCCACGCACTGGCCACAACATCACCAACGTGGAAATCCTGGAGCGCCGCGAAAATGAAGTAGATATCCGCTTCAACTGGACTAACTACTACTACCGCTACGAAACCACCGATAACTACTTCGGTACCACCTTCGCTACCTTGGATTTCTCCACTGGTAAGCCGCTGTTTAAGAAGCAGCGCATCATTTTGCGCAATGACTTCATCCACCACATCGTCGATGTGTACATGGTCTAA